The Vicia villosa cultivar HV-30 ecotype Madison, WI linkage group LG1, Vvil1.0, whole genome shotgun sequence genome includes a region encoding these proteins:
- the LOC131603973 gene encoding auxin-responsive protein IAA28-like, with product MELHLSLALSNSHAYDASTKTHFPNKKRSFSQLLEHAAETSSNTNRSDVMFHTLCLLPLTPGHSDHHDHEHSCHSSTSTITKRGEDDEEALVGWPPVYYRRKKLRYNEDHVVSRNYVKVKMEGVGIGRKVNLSTHHSFHTLNQTLMHMFGKCDDQQQYELVYQDKEGDWILAQDVSWRSFIECAQRLKLLKIRG from the exons ATGGAGCTTCATTTGAGTCTCGCTCTCTCCAACTCTCATGCCTACGATGCTTCTACCAAGACTCATTTCCCTAATAAGAAACGTAGTTTCTCCCAACTTTTGGAACATGCAGCAGAAACGTCTAGTAACACCAACAGATCAGATGTTATGTTTCATACTCTTTGTCTTCTCCCATTAACTCCTGGCCACTCAGATCATCATGATCATGAACACTCCTGTCACAGTTCCACTTCCACCATAACCAA gagaggtgaagatgatgaagaagctcTCGTTGGTTGGCCTCCAGTTTATTATAGGAGAAAGAAACTTCGTTATAATGAGGATCACGTGGTGTCAAGAAATTACGTGAAGGTGAAGATGGAGGGTGTAGGAATAGGTCGAAAAGTTAATCTTAGCACGCACCATTCATTTCACACTCTCAACCAAACTCTGATGCATATGTTTGGAAAAT GTGATGATCAACAACAGTATGAACTGGTTTATCAAGACAAAGAAGGTGACTGGATTCTTGCTCAAGATGTTTCATGGAG AAGTTTCATTGAGTGTGCCCAACGTCTCAAATTGCTCAAGATCAGAGGATAA